Below is a window of Flavobacterium sp. CFS9 DNA.
GCTGACCGGACAAATCGCTAAAGGTTATGTTCTCGACATCACGAAACGGAAAAGCAAATTTTCCGATTTTCACAATAGGTTCAAAGTTAACCAAAGCTCCCTGATTGACTTTAAAATCTAGTTTTCCGCGCATCGAGTTGCTAATCAATTCGCCACGGCTATTGATAAAACCGTTTACGCTGGCTTTACTCGTTAGTTTTCCCTTGATGTTGTTGGGGCTAAAGGACTGAATACCGAAGTTGTTAAACGATTTCAGAAAGCTTGCAATTTCGACCCTGTTTACCTGAGCATTCGAACTAAAAGCATAATTTTTCCCGTTTGGTACCACTTCACTGTCAAAAGTTACAGTACCTCCCGACGTTTGCAGCGAACCGTTTTTGATCACCAGTTTCGAATCCAGCATCTGAATTCGGGCGGTGGTATTGGTCGCAACGAGTTTATTGTAATTGATTTTATCGGCTTTGATATCGATTACCACCGAGCATTTGTCGATGACACTTCTCAGGTGATTCGAAATCGTGGGTCTTTTGGTCATTTTGGCCGAGCCTTTTACTTTTTGTGAACTGGCTAAAACACCCAGAAATTGTTTGAGATCGATATTAGGGCAATAGATTTTCCAGTTGACAATCATTTTTTCGGGAGCATCATAATAGAGGTTCAGGAAATTGTCAATTTGCCCTTCGATGAAAATTGTATTCTTATTGTGTTTGTAAGCGATTTGTTTGATGAGTAAAGCTTTCTCGGTAAAGTCAAGATGAATGTTGGTTTTTACAGCACGAACATTCTTCGGAATATAATGAAACGAGGCGTCGTCAACATCTATTTTACCAATAAAACGCGGTTTGGTAATGTACAGGTCAACAATGTCAAACTGAAACGCCAGGTTGGCTTTGGCATGACCGCTTGTAAACTGAATCCACTTGTCGTTGCTTATTTGGTTGAGTCTTTCAATGTCGAAATCAGAACTTAGATTTCCGGTGGCCACCGGTTTCTCGAGATTATTGATCGACAATTGCGGAATGGTAAGCGGAATGTTTTCGTATTCCCCCGTAAATTTCGTTAAAATAATAGCCGAATTGGCATCGTTATAACCGGCCGTTGGTTTGAAATTATTGGTAAAAATGCCTTTAAAGTGGCAGTCTTTAATCAATCCGTCCGGTATAGAAAGTTCGTTGTTTTGGGCAATTGCCTGAACGACAATTCTGGGATCACCTTCGGCATTAAAATCGCCTTTGATGTCGCAATTCACCTCAATTTCTTTTTTTAGATTAAATCGGTTAAGCTTAGAGCTGATGTTTGCCGATAATAAATTCGACGCATTTTGCCACAAAATACTCGTACTGATATTGATTCCGAACAGCGCATTACCTTTGGCCAGATTAAAAAAAGCGATAATATCAAAAGAGTCTGTTCCAATTTTCAGATCCTTAGTCACGACATCAATTCTGTCTTTTGGAGCGGAGTAAGCCACTGCAAAAGTACCTTTGAGCTCTTTTTCTTTGGCAAAACTTCCGTGTACGGTATTAAAGGCCAAACTCTTAATTTGGGTGTTCAGATAAACATCGGTTTGCCAGTTGTCGCCATCATGTTCTATCTTTGACTGTAAGTGATCGACATCAAAATCAAACAATTTATGCCCAAGCAGATTGTTTAAAGTGAAGTGAACTCCGTTTAGTTCGATTTGGTCAATTGTAGTTTCGGTATTGGACTTGTCTTCCGGTGCTTTTTTCTTTTTCGGCTTAAAAATATTGGCATTCGAATAACCGTTCGGTGCTTTATACACATAAATAGCCGCGTCGTTGATCAGGATTTTATGAATATTGATTTCGTTTTGAATTAAACTCCAAACATTCAGACGTACTTCAATTTCTTTGGCTTTCAATAAAGTGTGTTGGTGCGTGGCCCATTGATTGTCTTTGACTTCAACTTCTTTTAAAGCCAAAGTAAAGTTAGGGAAACCAGTTAGAAACTTATAATGAAAATCGCCAATGTGAAATTTCCCGTTGATGTTTTCATTGATTTTAGTGTTGATCTTGGTAATGATTTCGGCTTTATTTCGATTAAAATAAATTGACAATCCGCCACAAGCAAGAAGGAGTAAAGCAGTAAGTCCCAGAATGAAAAAGCCAAAACGTCTGGCATATCTTCTAAAATGAAGCGATTGAAAAAAGTTTTTTATGCGTAGTAAAGTGGCTTTCATCTGGAAGAATTTTCAGGATCACTAAAGATAAGGTAAAAAACTTACGTTTCTTTAAAAAGATGAATTTCGACCTTACGTAGGTTAAAACTTATGATTTTTACTTTTTGAATGAATATAATTAATGACAATACATTTATAATGAAAACTAATTTGGTTATGGTGTTTCATTTGTATTTAATTTTTAAATTTGTGGTCTAGTTTGAAACGAAATAATTCAGACAATAATTTTAAAAGACAAAAAATTATGGCATTAGCAATTACAGATGCTACTTTTGATGAAGTAGTTTTGAAGTCAGATAAACCGGTAATGGTAGATTTTTGGGCAGCATGGTGCGGTCCTTGTAGAATGGTTGGTCCAATCATTGACCAATTAAGCGACGAATACGCAGGTAAAGTAGTGGTAGGTAAAGTAGATGTAGATGCTAACCAGGAATTTGCTGCAAAATACGGTGTTCGTAATATACCAACTGTTTTGGTTTTTCATAACGGTGAAGTAGTAGGAAAACAAGTAGGAGTTGCTCCTAAACAAACCTACGCAGATAGTTTAGACGCTTTGTTGTAATCGAAAGATTATAATTTATATAAAGAAGGTTCGGCGAAAGTCGGACCTTTTTTATTTGTTTTTTTTGCCACAGATTAAAGGAATTTTCATGGATTTTTTTTAAAATCATTTTAATCTGTGTAATCTGTAGCAAGAGATTTATTATTCGTGCTAATTAGTGAAATTAGTGGCAAAGTTTTTTTTATTTTTAACGAATCTTATATTTCTTTAAAAATGAAAATTTCCTCCAGCTTACTCTGCTTTTTTGTGTTTATTACAATTGGTTTTTCCCAATCAAAGTCAAAAGAAAAACTGATTCTAGAGGACGGTGTTTCAGAACAGTTAGCGCATTTTCGAAAAAAGCAGATTTCTAAACTTACTTACGAACTGTCTTTTGAAATTCCGGAGAAAAAAGCGGAGTTTATTAACGCCGAATTGGTGTTGGACCTTATTCTTGCTGACGGGAGTGAGTCTTTGTATCTTGATTTTAAAGAGAAATCTCAAAATATTAAATCAGTTACAGCAAACGGGAAAAGTATCCCAATTGTGCATCAAAAAGG
It encodes the following:
- a CDS encoding AsmA-like C-terminal region-containing protein; the protein is MKATLLRIKNFFQSLHFRRYARRFGFFILGLTALLLLACGGLSIYFNRNKAEIITKINTKINENINGKFHIGDFHYKFLTGFPNFTLALKEVEVKDNQWATHQHTLLKAKEIEVRLNVWSLIQNEINIHKILINDAAIYVYKAPNGYSNANIFKPKKKKAPEDKSNTETTIDQIELNGVHFTLNNLLGHKLFDFDVDHLQSKIEHDGDNWQTDVYLNTQIKSLAFNTVHGSFAKEKELKGTFAVAYSAPKDRIDVVTKDLKIGTDSFDIIAFFNLAKGNALFGINISTSILWQNASNLLSANISSKLNRFNLKKEIEVNCDIKGDFNAEGDPRIVVQAIAQNNELSIPDGLIKDCHFKGIFTNNFKPTAGYNDANSAIILTKFTGEYENIPLTIPQLSINNLEKPVATGNLSSDFDIERLNQISNDKWIQFTSGHAKANLAFQFDIVDLYITKPRFIGKIDVDDASFHYIPKNVRAVKTNIHLDFTEKALLIKQIAYKHNKNTIFIEGQIDNFLNLYYDAPEKMIVNWKIYCPNIDLKQFLGVLASSQKVKGSAKMTKRPTISNHLRSVIDKCSVVIDIKADKINYNKLVATNTTARIQMLDSKLVIKNGSLQTSGGTVTFDSEVVPNGKNYAFSSNAQVNRVEIASFLKSFNNFGIQSFSPNNIKGKLTSKASVNGFINSRGELISNSMRGKLDFKVNQGALVNFEPIVKIGKFAFPFRDVENITFSDLSGQLNMRGEQIDVNDLTISSNVLNIDVNGIYSFGRGTNLALTIPLRNSKNDAKLATQAERDAVRERGIVLHLLAIDDNGKMKIKWGKREK
- the trxA gene encoding thioredoxin, translating into MALAITDATFDEVVLKSDKPVMVDFWAAWCGPCRMVGPIIDQLSDEYAGKVVVGKVDVDANQEFAAKYGVRNIPTVLVFHNGEVVGKQVGVAPKQTYADSLDALL